A genomic segment from Aspergillus puulaauensis MK2 DNA, chromosome 1, nearly complete sequence encodes:
- a CDS encoding uncharacterized protein (COG:S;~EggNog:ENOG410Q28J;~TransMembrane:6 (o6-30i42-67o87-108i120-141o191-211i232-252o)), with protein sequence MADDKSVVILAVSWAETVVGLIFFALRFLSNWKIVSRFRPDFAVAGLTVATQVTAQIFLQLCVHHGMGRHVNTLSHEQQVQTLHWSWVFQLLAIAASMLGKLAILTFLTQIRGRHEKKPWLLIILGVLIAAVNIAVLGTILGQCTPMQKLWDDSLPGTCDPGRKLNQNYSFFQATSYPIHLFWKLQMKLRIKVALSILMGLGWIAAICSAVKTYELKALTETSDITWAQPTLLMWASTEAWIVIVVGCVPPIRPLMERILQRLGLTSKKTSTPAYYQSGSNPYGPGRSLNTNRGTNSHFRPSTYGTGSKAFADEGDLDWVELGDLGGRNSAGNGSKEHIVPGGNNVVVTTDIVTQFDDLNGNGNGNGGGHVHAISSNASSGSGEDWGRQTPDVRKGV encoded by the exons ATGGCAGACGACAAGTCGGTGGTTATCCTGGCCGTCTCATGGGCCGAGACAGTCGTTGGtctgatcttcttcgctcTTCGGTTCCTATCGAACTGGAAAATCGTCTCTCGCTTCCGGCCTGATTTTGCGGTTGCGGGATTGACAGTT GCAACCCAAGTCACAGCCCAAATCTTCCTCCAACTCTGCGTCCACCATGGTATGGGCCGCCACGTCAACACCCTCTCACACGAACAACAAGTCCAAACGCTCCACTGGTCATGGGTATTCCAGCTGCTCGCCATTGCAGCGTCCATGCTCGGCAaactcgccatcctcacctTCCTGACGCAGATCCGCGGCCGGCACGAGAAGAAGCCATGGCTGCTCATAATACTGGGGGTCTTGATTGCAGCTGTGAACATTGCCGTCCTCGGTACGATTCTGGGACAGTGCACGCCCATGCAGAAACTGTGGGATGACTCTCTGCCCGGGACGTGTGATCCGGGTCGGAAGTTGAATCAGAACTACTCCTTCTTTCAAGCCA CGAGTTATCCAATCCACCTATTCTGGAAGTTGCAGATGAAGCTGCGCATCAAGGTCGCCTTGTCCATCCTCATGGGTCTAGGCTGGAT AGCCGCAATCTGCTCCGCTGTAAAAACATACGAGCTCAAAGCTCTCACAGAGACGAGCGACATCACCT GGGCCCAACCAACCCTCCTAATGTGGGCCTCCACAGAAGCCTGGATCGTAATAGTCGTCGGCTGCGTCCCGCCAATCCGGCCCTTAATGGAACGAATCCTGCAACGGCTCGGGCTAACTTCGAAGAAAACATCTACACCAGCGTACTACCAAAGCGGGAGCAACCCGTACGGACCAGGGCGGTCGCTCAACACGAACCGCGGCACAAACTCGCATTTCCGGCCTAGTACGTATGGGACTGGGAGCAAGGCCTTTGCGGACGAGGGGGACCTGGACTGGGTGGAGTTGGGGGATTTGGGGGGGCGGAATAGTGCTGGGAATGGGAGTAAGGAGCATATTGTGCCTGGGGGGAATAATGTTGTTGTGACGACGGATATAGTGACGCAGTTTGATGATttgaatgggaatgggaatgggaatggaggGGGC